The following are from one region of the Segatella oris genome:
- the mnmG gene encoding tRNA uridine-5-carboxymethylaminomethyl(34) synthesis enzyme MnmG: MELKYDVLVIGGGHAGCEAAAASANMGAKTCLITMDMNKIAQMSCNPAVGGIAKGQIVREIDALGGNMGIVTDKTAIQFRMLNIGKGPAVWSPRAQCDRGKFIWEWRTTLDHTENLDIWQDQADELIVKNNEAVGVKTIWGVTFYAKSIVVTAGTFLNGLMHVGRKMIEGGRCAEPAVHHFTESITRWGITSARMKTGTPIRIDKRTVHFDEMEEQKGDTDFHQFSYMGEHRILRQLSCWTTYTNKEVHETLREGLTDSPLFNGQIQSTGPRYCPSIETKLVTFPDKEQHPLFLEPEGEDTNEMYLNGFSSSMPMDIQLAAIHKIPAFRDVKIYRPGYAIEYDYFDPTQLKHSLESKILPGLFFAGQVNGTTGYEEAGGQGIVAGINAALHCTGSEPFIMQRDQSYIGVLIDDLTTKGVDEPYRMFTSRAEYRILLRQDDADARLTEIAHNLGIAKRNRYDWWHQKKEAVHRLIHFCKEYPIKASEINSQLESLGTTPLRAGCKLSDLIARPHLTLQNLSEIIPELKEALQMPENRKEEIAEAAEIQMKYQGYIERERIIADKMHRLENIKIKGRFKYIELQEISTEGRQKLEKIDPETLAQASRIPGVSPSDINVLLILLGR, from the coding sequence ATGGAACTCAAGTATGACGTACTTGTTATCGGTGGTGGCCATGCTGGTTGCGAAGCTGCAGCGGCTTCAGCAAACATGGGAGCTAAAACCTGCTTGATAACAATGGATATGAACAAGATAGCCCAGATGAGTTGCAATCCTGCCGTAGGTGGAATTGCGAAAGGACAAATCGTAAGAGAAATCGATGCTTTGGGTGGAAACATGGGTATTGTAACCGATAAAACTGCCATTCAGTTCCGCATGTTGAATATTGGGAAAGGCCCAGCTGTTTGGAGTCCACGGGCACAATGCGACCGAGGTAAATTCATTTGGGAATGGCGTACAACGCTCGATCACACCGAAAATCTTGATATTTGGCAGGATCAAGCTGACGAACTCATCGTTAAAAATAACGAGGCTGTAGGTGTAAAGACTATTTGGGGAGTGACGTTTTATGCCAAAAGCATTGTCGTCACAGCAGGCACATTCCTCAACGGATTAATGCATGTCGGACGCAAAATGATAGAAGGTGGTCGCTGTGCAGAACCGGCAGTGCACCATTTCACAGAGAGTATCACACGCTGGGGAATTACTTCTGCACGTATGAAAACAGGGACTCCCATAAGAATAGACAAACGAACTGTTCACTTTGATGAAATGGAAGAACAGAAAGGAGACACTGACTTCCATCAGTTTAGTTATATGGGTGAGCACCGCATACTCCGACAATTATCCTGTTGGACGACTTACACAAACAAAGAAGTGCACGAAACTTTACGAGAAGGTTTGACCGATTCACCTCTGTTTAATGGACAGATACAAAGCACCGGGCCTCGCTATTGCCCCTCTATAGAGACCAAACTTGTTACATTCCCCGACAAAGAGCAACATCCGTTATTCCTTGAACCAGAAGGCGAAGACACCAATGAAATGTATCTGAATGGGTTTTCTTCAAGTATGCCCATGGATATCCAATTAGCTGCCATCCATAAAATCCCAGCGTTTCGCGATGTAAAAATATATCGCCCTGGCTACGCTATAGAATACGATTACTTTGACCCAACCCAATTAAAACACTCGTTGGAATCGAAGATTTTGCCTGGTTTGTTCTTTGCAGGACAGGTAAATGGCACTACAGGATATGAAGAAGCAGGCGGACAAGGTATTGTTGCTGGCATTAATGCAGCCCTCCATTGCACAGGAAGTGAACCTTTTATAATGCAACGAGATCAGAGTTATATCGGTGTTCTTATCGATGATTTAACAACGAAAGGCGTTGATGAACCTTACCGTATGTTTACATCTCGTGCAGAATATCGTATTCTTTTGCGTCAAGATGACGCTGACGCACGCCTCACAGAAATAGCACACAACCTTGGAATTGCCAAACGCAATCGTTACGATTGGTGGCATCAAAAGAAAGAAGCAGTCCACCGTTTAATTCATTTCTGCAAGGAATATCCGATTAAAGCGAGCGAAATAAACTCTCAATTAGAATCATTAGGCACCACCCCTCTTCGTGCAGGGTGTAAACTTTCTGATTTAATTGCACGACCACACCTAACACTTCAGAACCTTTCGGAAATCATTCCAGAGCTTAAAGAAGCATTACAAATGCCGGAAAATCGAAAAGAAGAAATAGCTGAAGCAGCCGAAATCCAGATGAAATACCAAGGATACATCGAACGAGAACGGATTATCGCCGATAAAATGCATAGATTAGAAAACATTAAAATCAAGGGAAGATTTAAATATATCGAACTTCAAGAGATTTCAACAGAAGGCCGACAAAAACTCGAAAAAATAGATCCAGAGACTTTAGCACAAGCAAGTAGAATTCC
- a CDS encoding fumarate reductase/succinate dehydrogenase flavoprotein subunit: MTKTLNSRIPEGPVAEKWTNYKAHQRLVNPKNKLKLDVIVVGTGLAGASAAASLGEMGFNVLNFCIQDSPRRAHSIAAQGGINAAKNYQNDGDSVYRLFYDTVKGGDYRAREANVYRLAEVSNDIIDQCVAQGVPFAREYGGMLANRSFGGAQVSRTFYAKGQTGQQLLLGAYSSLSAQINAGKVKLFTRYEMEDVVIVDGHARGIIAKNLITGELERFTANAVVIATGGYGNTYFLSTNAMGCNCTAAVQCYRKGAYMANPSYVQIHPTCIPVHGDKQSKLTLMSESLRNDGRIWVPKKLEDAKALQEGTKKGSDIPEEDRDYYLERRYPAFGNLVPRDVASRAAKERCDKGFGVNNTGLAVFLDFSESINRLGIDTILQRYGNLFDMYEEITDVNPGEVANEINGVKYYNPMMIFPAIHYTMGGIWVDYELMTTVPGLFSIGECNFSDHGANRLGASALMQGLADGYFVLPYTIQNYLADQALWPKVPTDRAEFVEAEEGVKKEIDRLMNIKGKRSVDSIHKELGHIMWEHVGMGRTKEGLETGLKLLKELREEFNSNLFIPGTKEGLNIELDKAIHLRDFILMGELVAYDALHREESCGGHFREEHQTEEGEAKRDDENFFYVGCWEYQGDDTKAPELIKEPLEYEAIKVQTRNYKN, translated from the coding sequence ATGACTAAGACATTAAATTCCAGAATACCAGAAGGACCTGTAGCTGAAAAGTGGACCAACTATAAGGCTCATCAGCGTTTGGTCAATCCAAAGAATAAATTGAAGCTGGATGTTATTGTTGTCGGTACGGGTCTGGCCGGTGCCAGCGCTGCCGCATCTCTTGGGGAGATGGGTTTCAACGTACTGAACTTCTGTATCCAGGACTCTCCTCGCCGTGCACACTCTATTGCTGCGCAGGGAGGTATCAATGCAGCAAAGAACTATCAGAACGACGGTGACTCCGTTTACCGCCTCTTCTACGATACCGTTAAGGGCGGTGACTACCGTGCTCGTGAGGCCAATGTCTATCGTTTGGCAGAGGTTTCAAATGATATTATCGACCAGTGTGTGGCACAAGGCGTACCTTTCGCACGTGAATACGGTGGTATGTTGGCCAACCGCTCATTCGGTGGTGCACAGGTAAGCCGTACCTTCTATGCCAAGGGACAGACCGGTCAGCAGCTTCTTCTCGGTGCTTACTCTTCATTGAGTGCACAAATCAATGCGGGCAAGGTGAAGCTCTTCACGCGCTATGAAATGGAAGACGTTGTTATCGTCGACGGCCATGCACGTGGTATCATTGCCAAGAACCTCATTACCGGTGAGCTTGAACGCTTCACAGCCAATGCCGTAGTGATTGCTACCGGAGGTTATGGAAATACTTATTTCCTCTCTACTAACGCTATGGGCTGCAACTGCACAGCTGCCGTTCAGTGCTACCGTAAGGGTGCTTACATGGCAAATCCTTCTTATGTTCAGATCCACCCGACTTGTATTCCGGTGCATGGCGACAAGCAGTCTAAGCTGACATTGATGTCTGAGTCGCTCCGTAACGACGGACGTATCTGGGTTCCAAAGAAACTTGAAGATGCCAAGGCATTGCAGGAAGGAACCAAAAAGGGCTCTGATATTCCTGAAGAAGACCGCGATTACTATTTGGAGCGCCGTTATCCAGCCTTTGGAAACCTTGTTCCTCGTGACGTTGCCTCACGTGCAGCCAAGGAGCGTTGTGACAAGGGCTTCGGTGTCAATAACACAGGCTTAGCCGTATTCCTCGACTTCTCTGAGTCTATCAATCGCCTCGGCATTGATACCATTCTTCAGCGTTATGGCAACCTTTTCGATATGTATGAAGAGATTACCGATGTCAACCCTGGTGAAGTTGCCAATGAGATTAACGGTGTGAAGTACTATAATCCGATGATGATTTTCCCTGCTATCCACTATACAATGGGTGGTATTTGGGTCGACTATGAGTTGATGACCACCGTTCCCGGTCTGTTCTCTATCGGTGAGTGTAACTTCTCTGACCACGGTGCCAACCGTCTTGGTGCGTCAGCTTTGATGCAGGGATTAGCCGATGGCTATTTTGTTTTGCCTTATACTATTCAGAATTATCTCGCAGACCAGGCGCTTTGGCCCAAGGTTCCAACAGACCGTGCTGAGTTTGTAGAGGCAGAAGAGGGCGTGAAGAAAGAGATTGATCGCCTCATGAACATCAAGGGTAAGCGTTCTGTTGACTCTATCCACAAGGAACTTGGCCATATCATGTGGGAACATGTGGGTATGGGCCGCACCAAGGAAGGCCTCGAAACAGGTTTGAAGTTGCTGAAAGAACTCCGCGAAGAGTTCAATTCAAACCTCTTCATCCCAGGCACCAAGGAAGGTCTCAACATTGAGCTTGACAAGGCTATCCACTTGCGTGACTTCATCTTGATGGGCGAACTCGTGGCCTACGATGCGCTTCATCGTGAGGAAAGTTGCGGTGGTCACTTCCGTGAGGAGCATCAAACAGAAGAAGGAGAAGCTAAGCGCGACGACGAAAACTTCTTCTATGTGGGCTGCTGGGAATATCAGGGAGACGACACCAAGGCTCCTGAATTGATCAAGGAACCACTCGAGTATGAGGCAATTAAGGTACAAACACGTAACTATAAAAATTAG
- a CDS encoding succinate dehydrogenase/fumarate reductase cytochrome b subunit yields the protein MWLINSSIGRKVVMSVTGIALILFMTFHCCMNVAALFSKDAYNMICELLGANWYAVAATAGLGALAVCHIVYAFILTAQNRRARGANRYEVTAKPDKVEWASQNMLVLGIIVLLGIGLHLFNFWYNMMFAELVGMKTVLEPTDGFGLIVATFKNKLYVVLYIIWIVALWFHLSHGFWSAMQTVGVNGKVWFNRWKIIGNVYVTLLMLAFLVVVLAFAFGCAPSLCCATSHCVAL from the coding sequence ATGTGGTTAATCAATTCATCTATTGGTAGAAAGGTAGTGATGTCTGTAACAGGCATAGCACTGATTCTATTCATGACATTCCACTGTTGTATGAATGTTGCTGCACTCTTTTCTAAAGATGCCTACAACATGATTTGTGAGCTGTTGGGTGCCAACTGGTATGCAGTTGCGGCGACGGCAGGTCTTGGTGCCTTGGCAGTTTGTCACATTGTCTACGCTTTTATCCTTACAGCACAGAACCGTCGTGCCCGTGGTGCCAATCGTTATGAGGTTACGGCAAAGCCTGACAAGGTAGAGTGGGCCAGTCAGAACATGCTTGTTCTCGGTATCATTGTATTGCTGGGGATTGGCCTCCACCTTTTCAACTTCTGGTATAACATGATGTTTGCAGAGCTTGTTGGTATGAAAACGGTTCTTGAACCCACTGACGGTTTTGGCTTGATTGTAGCGACATTCAAGAACAAACTCTATGTAGTGCTTTACATCATCTGGATTGTTGCACTGTGGTTCCATCTCTCTCACGGTTTCTGGAGCGCCATGCAGACCGTTGGTGTCAATGGCAAGGTGTGGTTTAACCGCTGGAAGATCATCGGTAATGTTTACGTTACACTGTTGATGCTCGCTTTCCTTGTGGTAGTACTTGCATTCGCTTTCGGTTGTGCACCAAGTCTGTGCTGTGCTACATCACACTGTGTTGCGTTATAA
- a CDS encoding beta-N-acetylglucosaminidase domain-containing protein, with the protein MKQKKILVAFVLSLCTFTVVQAQENEFDLGSQRSEIQSITPVPGKKIDHHGLVINPTPRHLRLTSGNTVDISVGVHLIQPISKRKLTFDYRNELTFLSLSSKGFPLQIQLVEKPLVVDVVSKKQANVDGAYSLTVSPKGIRIQAANDAGVFYAIQTLRQIIESPIAEGGRKLPCLEINDAPVFPYRGVVEGFYGMPWSHAVRLSLIEFYGRYKLNTYIYGPKDDPYHSSPNWRLPYPEREQRNIKELVEACRRNRVDFVWAIHPGKDIKWNEEDYQNLVRKFNLMYADGVRSFAIFFDDISGEGTNPNKQVELLNRLTKEFVKAKGDVSPLIICPTDYSKLWAKADEDGPLSIYGRTLDPSVRVFWTGDVVCSDVTKETLDWVDSRIKRPAFFWWNYAVTDYVRNLILQGPVYGLDTSLTNKDMCGLVSNPMEHGEASKLSLYSVADYTWNPAAYNPIDSWERGLEVMMPHAKEAYRTFAIHSADTETGYRRDESWGTETFRLADYTKEKRDKLYEEFERVAQAPAKIEAGCNDTLLLQELQPWLKEFGKLGMRGKKALELMDLYRSEDASSFWKAYVKNLMSNKDKQAYEAHKSGTMKLQPFYECAMKDLGEAFYERQSGKKAFSLHGTGTYRNIGTTQSELMLDGDSATFYTSGESQKAGDWIGVSLPEPMPIREVHILQGRNSKDDTDFFDHAAIEYSVDGKVWKPLLTGLHNQYDILWKAERPIEARYIRLVRLDSKRTNWAAVRSFTVVPENVAATPFIENNGVSNDILNAFDHQPSTIFKSIGDFSFRVPHGTTAFTFLLSLPTDGSVRLCQYDKRNRLKAEYTSTSPFFTVDVAKNVTRIEVIGKANVFEIIPKSQH; encoded by the coding sequence ATGAAACAAAAGAAGATCTTAGTTGCATTTGTATTGAGTCTATGCACCTTTACAGTAGTACAAGCACAGGAAAATGAGTTCGATTTAGGCAGTCAACGTTCGGAAATACAATCAATAACCCCTGTCCCTGGTAAGAAAATCGATCACCATGGACTTGTTATTAATCCGACACCTCGCCATTTGAGACTGACAAGTGGAAATACTGTAGACATCAGTGTCGGTGTTCATTTAATTCAACCAATATCGAAACGTAAGCTAACCTTCGACTATAGGAACGAGCTGACGTTCCTTTCCCTCTCTTCAAAGGGCTTCCCTTTGCAGATACAATTAGTGGAAAAACCTCTTGTTGTGGATGTTGTCAGTAAGAAACAGGCTAATGTTGATGGGGCCTATTCATTGACGGTAAGTCCAAAGGGAATTCGTATTCAGGCTGCTAATGATGCGGGAGTGTTCTATGCTATTCAGACTTTGCGTCAGATCATAGAGAGTCCTATAGCAGAAGGTGGTAGGAAACTACCTTGTTTGGAAATTAATGATGCACCTGTCTTCCCTTATCGTGGTGTTGTTGAAGGCTTTTATGGTATGCCGTGGTCACATGCCGTACGTCTGTCTCTGATTGAATTTTATGGACGATATAAGCTGAACACCTATATTTATGGTCCGAAAGACGATCCTTATCACAGTTCACCAAACTGGCGTCTGCCGTATCCGGAGAGGGAGCAAAGAAACATTAAGGAATTAGTTGAGGCGTGTCGGAGGAACCGGGTAGACTTCGTTTGGGCGATTCATCCAGGAAAAGATATTAAGTGGAATGAGGAAGATTACCAGAATCTTGTACGTAAATTTAATCTCATGTATGCAGACGGTGTACGCTCATTTGCTATATTCTTCGATGATATTTCAGGGGAAGGAACTAATCCGAATAAGCAAGTTGAGCTGTTGAATCGCTTGACCAAGGAATTTGTAAAAGCCAAAGGCGATGTCTCACCGCTTATTATCTGTCCGACGGATTATTCTAAGTTATGGGCAAAAGCAGATGAAGACGGCCCATTGAGCATTTATGGACGCACCCTCGATCCCTCTGTCCGTGTGTTTTGGACAGGCGATGTGGTTTGCAGTGATGTCACAAAAGAAACTCTCGACTGGGTGGATAGCCGTATCAAACGTCCTGCTTTCTTCTGGTGGAACTATGCTGTAACCGACTATGTTCGTAATCTTATATTGCAAGGTCCGGTCTATGGTTTAGACACTTCACTCACAAATAAAGATATGTGTGGACTTGTCAGTAACCCTATGGAGCATGGAGAGGCTTCGAAACTTTCACTCTATAGTGTGGCAGACTATACGTGGAATCCTGCTGCCTATAATCCAATTGACAGTTGGGAACGTGGTTTAGAGGTGATGATGCCCCATGCAAAAGAGGCTTATCGCACATTTGCTATCCATTCTGCAGACACAGAAACGGGCTATCGTCGCGATGAATCATGGGGGACAGAGACTTTCCGGTTAGCTGATTATACAAAGGAAAAGCGTGATAAACTTTATGAAGAGTTCGAACGTGTGGCACAGGCGCCCGCAAAGATTGAAGCGGGTTGTAATGACACTCTGCTTCTTCAAGAACTCCAACCGTGGCTGAAAGAGTTCGGGAAACTTGGTATGCGTGGCAAGAAAGCCCTTGAACTCATGGATCTCTATCGCTCCGAAGATGCATCATCCTTTTGGAAAGCATATGTAAAAAACCTGATGAGCAATAAGGATAAGCAAGCTTACGAGGCACATAAATCCGGTACAATGAAGCTGCAACCATTCTACGAATGTGCCATGAAAGATTTAGGAGAAGCTTTTTATGAGCGGCAATCGGGTAAGAAAGCTTTCTCTTTGCATGGCACAGGAACCTATAGGAATATAGGAACAACACAGAGTGAACTCATGTTGGATGGTGACAGTGCCACCTTCTATACTTCTGGTGAGAGTCAGAAAGCAGGTGATTGGATTGGAGTTTCACTTCCCGAACCGATGCCTATTCGTGAGGTTCATATCTTACAAGGCAGAAATTCTAAAGATGATACCGACTTCTTTGACCATGCCGCAATAGAGTATTCTGTTGATGGCAAAGTCTGGAAGCCGCTTTTAACGGGTTTACATAATCAGTATGATATTCTTTGGAAGGCTGAAAGACCAATAGAGGCACGTTATATTCGCCTTGTCCGACTCGATTCAAAACGTACAAACTGGGCAGCTGTTCGTTCGTTTACAGTGGTTCCTGAAAATGTGGCTGCAACTCCCTTTATTGAGAACAACGGTGTGTCGAATGACATTCTGAATGCTTTCGATCATCAACCAAGTACCATTTTCAAGAGTATAGGCGATTTCTCATTTAGGGTACCACACGGTACAACAGCTTTTACATTCTTGCTTTCTTTGCCAACAGACGGTTCGGTTCGCCTTTGTCAGTATGACAAGCGTAATCGCTTGAAGGCCGAATATACATCTACTTCTCCATTCTTTACTGTGGATGTTGCAAAAAATGTGACCCGTATAGAGGTTATTGGAAAAGCAAATGTGTTTGAAATCATACCTAAATCCCAACATTAA